A portion of the Camelus ferus isolate YT-003-E chromosome 16, BCGSAC_Cfer_1.0, whole genome shotgun sequence genome contains these proteins:
- the LOC116656759 gene encoding uncharacterized protein LOC116656759 isoform X2 — MPQPSPLSARPQTSLLAAEETRHAQSFPARRLAKGRSQVPEPRCAGVAGAAPRLVAMAKGLGPNGPPSRAPGCSQRGPGPPDSDGKGLLRHPNLLAKGGRGAWAHTRTGCPLYQDAPGALRFALFIFSLEGGGHPLLLAHSDSQQPQGAHLESTAQLIAALPAGVTSGNSNSPSSSPSSLPVWEVMFHKGFPAVRSGPANREAAAGDAATRGRGPGAGEAGPGAAPTSSTRSHPLPKSLEGVAIITMDATLYSYRSSHIKKCG, encoded by the exons ATGCCGCAGCCCTCGCCGCTCTCGGCTCGCCCGCAAACCTCTCTCCTAGCGGCGGAAGAAACAAGACACGCACAAAGTTTCCCAGCCAGGCGGTTAGCGAAAGGTCGAAGCCAGGTCCCGGAGCCTCGATGTGCGGGGGTGGCGGGAGCGGCGCCCAGGCTGGTGGCTATGGCAAAGGGTCTGGGCCCAAACGGACCACCCTCAAGGGCTCCGGGGTGCTCCCAGCGGGGCCCAGGGCCTCCAGATTCCGATGGCAAAGGGCTTCTCCGGCACCCCAACCTTCTAGCGAAGGGCGGGAGGGGAGCCTGGGCCCACACCAGGACGGGATGCCCCCTCTATCAGGACGCACCTGGGGCTCTTAGgtttgctttattcattttctcattggAGGGAGGGGGCCACCCCCTCCTTTTGGCGCATTCTGATTCCCAGCAACCCCAAGGAGCCCACCTAGAGTCCACCGCCCAGCTCATCGCCGCCCTCCCTGCTGGTGTGACAAGTGGAAACAGcaactccccttcctcctccccctccagcctcccgGTTTGGGAGGTAATGTTTCACAAGGGTTTCCCCGCCGTCCGCAGTGGACCTGCCAACCGGGAGGCAGCGGCGGGGGACGCAGCGACCCGGGGCAGGGGGCCGGGAGCCGGCGAGGCCGGGCCCGGCGCCGCGCCTACCTCGTCCACG AGGAGTCATCCACTTCCAAAGAGCCTTGAAGGTGTTGCTATCATCACCATGGATGCTACACTCTACAGTTACCGATCATCACATATTAAAAAGTGCGGGTAG
- the LOC116656759 gene encoding uncharacterized protein LOC116656759 isoform X1 has protein sequence MPQPSPLSARPQTSLLAAEETRHAQSFPARRLAKGRSQVPEPRCAGVAGAAPRLVAMAKGLGPNGPPSRAPGCSQRGPGPPDSDGKGLLRHPNLLAKGGRGAWAHTRTGCPLYQDAPGALRFALFIFSLEGGGHPLLLAHSDSQQPQGAHLESTAQLIAALPAGVTSGNSNSPSSSPSSLPVWEVMFHKGFPAVRSGPANREAAAGDAATRGRGPGAGEAGPGAAPTSSTVAARRQGCPGVPSPAGARRIGKWGSPRLLYPLNLFSTVPQLLQCSVQPLWVASGTKRSHPLPKSLEGVAIITMDATLYSYRSSHIKKCG, from the exons ATGCCGCAGCCCTCGCCGCTCTCGGCTCGCCCGCAAACCTCTCTCCTAGCGGCGGAAGAAACAAGACACGCACAAAGTTTCCCAGCCAGGCGGTTAGCGAAAGGTCGAAGCCAGGTCCCGGAGCCTCGATGTGCGGGGGTGGCGGGAGCGGCGCCCAGGCTGGTGGCTATGGCAAAGGGTCTGGGCCCAAACGGACCACCCTCAAGGGCTCCGGGGTGCTCCCAGCGGGGCCCAGGGCCTCCAGATTCCGATGGCAAAGGGCTTCTCCGGCACCCCAACCTTCTAGCGAAGGGCGGGAGGGGAGCCTGGGCCCACACCAGGACGGGATGCCCCCTCTATCAGGACGCACCTGGGGCTCTTAGgtttgctttattcattttctcattggAGGGAGGGGGCCACCCCCTCCTTTTGGCGCATTCTGATTCCCAGCAACCCCAAGGAGCCCACCTAGAGTCCACCGCCCAGCTCATCGCCGCCCTCCCTGCTGGTGTGACAAGTGGAAACAGcaactccccttcctcctccccctccagcctcccgGTTTGGGAGGTAATGTTTCACAAGGGTTTCCCCGCCGTCCGCAGTGGACCTGCCAACCGGGAGGCAGCGGCGGGGGACGCAGCGACCCGGGGCAGGGGGCCGGGAGCCGGCGAGGCCGGGCCCGGCGCCGCGCCTACCTCGTCCACG GTTGCTGCCAGACGGCAGGGCTGTCCCGGAGTGCCGAGCCCGGCCGGCGCTAGGAGGATTGGAAAATGGGGCTCCCCTCGGCTCCTTTACCCTTTGAATCTGTTCTCAACTGTACCCCAGTTGCTGCAGTGCTCTGTCCAGCCACTCTGGGTAGCTTCTGGAACCAAG AGGAGTCATCCACTTCCAAAGAGCCTTGAAGGTGTTGCTATCATCACCATGGATGCTACACTCTACAGTTACCGATCATCACATATTAAAAAGTGCGGGTAG